TTCTTTAATTATGGAGAAAACTACCACTTTCCCACTATTCTACTCTCCACTGCTTCCTTCCTAATAGAACCTCTACGTGGTTGGGGGGCTGGATAATGCACCCACCTAAAAGCCTCCTTTGTTCAGCCTTCCCTGCAGAAAAGGAAGTACAAGTAGAAGccattggcgggggggggggcggtgcaggGAACCCTTGACATAATCTTTAAAGTGGCTGACTCAGCTGGAAGGTACATTTTTGCCCTTCTTCTTCCCACTCTTCCTTGCTTAGAACTAggtatcatgaccagagctgcaGTGGCCATTCTGTGGCCTGAGGGGAACGTGAGTCTGAAGGCCAGTGACAAGGATCAGTAGAGCAGAAAgaggatttctggagccacatggCCTAGACCGTGTGTCTCTACACTTTTTtaagtgagaggaaaaaaataattcagagtcACTGTTGCTAGAAACCAGTAGTATCAGCCCTAACAGAGACAGTGACCAGGGAACGTAGCTAATTAAGCAATGAggcttcatttcctcatttgtaaactgATGGAGTCATGTTAGCTCCCTACAGTCTCCTCCATTCCTATAACTATAATTTTAAGAGTCTATATGGATGCCCAAATGCAAAATCCAGAGCTTGCCTGATCTCTATTCTATCCTGGACTTCTGGGAAAATTCGAAAGCATTTCCATCTTTAGGTGGAAGTCAAAATGATTGTGAACATAGAATTACCACCacatgacccaacaattccattcCTAGATGTATATCCAGGAGAAAtgagaatatatacatacatgtaaacttgtacatgaatgttcatagtagcattagaCTTAATAGCTAAGAAGCAGAAACATAATAGCTAAGAAGTGTCCaccagctgatgaatggatagacaaaatgtggcatatccagACACCTCAGTAGTATTCATCCATAAACAGGAATGATGTACTAAAGCATGCTACAACACGGAAGACCCTTGGaaacatcatgctaagtaaaaaaaaaaaaaaaaaaaaagccagacacaaaagaccacatctactgtatgattccattgatatgaaaagtccagaacaggcaaatccatagtgagagaaagattagtggttgtgcagcagatggaggcagaggggctggggagggactgCCAATAGGCATGGGGTTTGAATTTTGGGTGATGATTCTGCCATGACATAGTGGGAATAGTTGCACaagtctgtgaatatactaaCACTCACTCGCTTGTACCCTTCTGCGTGGTGACTTTTATGGCATGTCAATTTTATCTCGGTTAAGAGAAAAACTAAACATTTTGAGTGAAATAGGCTGCACTCAGATAGGCTTCTCTTGGGTATGTGCTGGCAAGTGCACCCTAAGAAAAACACgatgaaaggggcgcctgggtggttcactcagttaaatgtctgactcctggtttcagctcaagttatgatcttaAAGATTgagagatggagccccatattgggttttGCACTTCGTAGGAATcatgggattctctcttcctctccctctgcccttcctacaCCCcagtgtgtgcactctctctctctctaaaaaccaaaccaaaccaaactaaaaaACATGAGGAATAGGATGGATAGGCAAAAGGCCTCTAAGAAACAAAGGTATGAATGAGTCAGATTTCGAGTAAATAGCTCAGCTTTGAGGCACACTTAAAAAAGCATGActacacaatagaatatctctTAAATAATGGGAAGAAATCGGCATTAGAGTAAATGTCAAATAGCTTTGTCTAGTATATGTCACATCTTAACTAAAATGGGGATGTGTAAAGGGTGGCACTCCAAAGTGTTATTTCTTACTCATTACTTTCTTACTCATTTTCACAATAACCATGCTCCAGAAGACTATCTTGCAATCAGGATTACATTAGGATATTGTATATATGGTATTTTTAGAACCAGTAAATTCAGTACAGTCTGTCAAACAGTGACCCCACTAGAAACAAAAGCCTTCAGCACTTCATCTCTGTCCAACCCATCCAGGGATGTTGAGCTACAGACCGAGGGacatctttgggtttttttttctggaagccagggaatttctctttcctttcaagTGGCCTTGTACGTAACAGGACCTGAGAGAGGCAGCTGTAGAGAAAAGAACGCTAAGTCCGTGATCTGATTTGTACAGAAAAAATTAAGTGATCTTAGACAAGACTCTGAGCCTCAACCTCTTTCCTTACAAAGTAAGGAGGTCAAACCAGATGACCTCTTAAGGTTGCTTTTGGTTCAAATTTCTATTAATCTAGCAACCTTGTGATGAAACAGTAAATCTAACATAGTCTAAGATCTCCTCTGAGTCTGGTGTAGAGGTGTAGGCAAAAATTTGGAACATATGTTACTGTTCCTTCTAGACTCTTAGGAGGAGCTTAAGGCaactccagctcctcctccctcatTTTAATCTTCGGATTTTTATCACATCCCAATACCTGCTATAATTTGGATGCTATGTCGGCCTCAAAGTGAATATCCTCCTGGTGGTACTCGGGGAGTGATAGAACATTTCCTTTGTAAAGggttgaaaacacacacacacacacacacacacacacacaccaccatccccaccccctgcccaccaccaccaccatgaccatgaccatcTCTCCAAATTCCATCACACAATGGTAATGTAACAAAGGAAACTAAGAGTTTCCAAAAGAATCTTTTAATCTAAGTGTTAGTCcgcattttcttgtttttgaacTGTTTTCCTAAGTATGCATTTCAAGTTGTCTTGTACAACTGTGCTTTAAAAGCTTTGCCCTGGAGCATCTGCTTGACAGGTCAGTCTGGCACCTGCTGTTTTAATCACGCTGAAGTGAGGCTCTAGCCGTGTGCACACGTGCGTATGCTGACAGGCTAGCAGGCTGGCCTGCCGGCTGCCTGCCTGTCCCCCTCTCACAaggtgggaaagagaagcaggataCTTACAGTATGCCAAGAAGCACCTGGCAGCAATCCCTGCCTTCTCCGAAGTAACCGATCATGAGTCTGACAGGTTGTGGGGAATGCATGGCCAAGGATCCAGGGGGCCCTGGCAGCTGACCCAGTATTCAGGGCATTTAAAACCAATGTTACCCTTCAATTAAGTTGTTGGAAGCTTTACACCAGCTCAGCATGAATGGTACCAGCCAGTTCACTGTTGAATATAGAAAATTGAAGAAGTCACTGACTCTGATCCATTTGACCCTACTCGTTACTAGGTCTAGTTTTTATAATAGAGAATACTTGTAAGCTGCTGCTCTTTTCCATTTTGGAGGCCATTTTAACATTATGTAGATACTGTTCACACTTTTCCTTGGAACCATCTTCATATATTCTTCAGCCTCTTTAATGTGGAAATCCCTTATCTAACCCTCATTTTTTCgcttcctctttcttttaaaaaacaatgatgcAGTAGAACCAActagaatgaaataaatataggGTCATATTTAGAGTAATATTTTTTCCTAACTTTGCATTTGTCTAAACATTAGAAAAATCCGaagcctacattttttttttatcctatagGGGTATGTAAATAAATGTACATTTGTTTATAACTTAACACTCCACTTCTGCTTCCCAGATGAGAAACTGACTCGCCCTATCTAAGACAAAACATGGTGCAATGGGGGCAGAAAATCTCCACAGAGAAATTTGCAGGCTAGCTGGTTTCATATACACAATGATATATGCACAAAATTATTCACTGGggcactagaagaaaaaaaaaaaaaagcatagacaACCTACATGGCCATTGGTAGGGAACCAGTGAAATAAAGTATGGCAAGATTACATAATGGGTACTGTGGGAAGCTCTGTGTTTTAAACATACTGTTCAGTGAAGGAAAGAGGCAGCACAACAGTGTTACTATCATCATAGGATGtgtgaagagaggaaaaaagggaatAACCTACATCCATTTGAAGATAAATGGAACATTTCTGCAAGGATGCTGAAGAGACAACAGTGGTAAGAATGGTTCCCCTCCAGGGAGGAAAACTATAGCAAGGAGGAAGAGACTTCCTTTCCACTCTCTATCCTTAAGAATTGTGTGCTGTATGCAAGTAgtaactattcaaaaaaaaaaaaattctttttaagaagtAAAGATATAGAAGGATTTCTAAACAAAATTATACTTAGTCTGCTTTCAAGGAGGCGTCCTTTcgactaataaaatatttaagggtaTTTACAGATTTGCACTGATGTCACATCTCATATTGGGTATGACTGtggttggtttggttttcccATAACGACAGAGTAAATTCATTTGAACTTTTACCTATCCCTCCCCTTTTCTAGAGGAAGAATTTAATAGGATGTGTTCTGAAAGTTAACAGGCAAAACCATAACAAAGAAgccaaaaaggagaagaaggagacagaagagaggaCACCATTAGGACACAAACGTTTATGTGATTTTAGCCATTACAACAGTAGTTCAGAAATATCTCAAATGTTACATTGATGTCATCaatattacaaaaagaaaaaaaaaatgacaggcaACAGTGAAGAGCACCAGAGAACCAGCGCACACACCTAGAGAAGACCATGCTTCTTTCCTTCAACTGCCAAGAGATTTTCACCActaagccccccacccccgtgctttCCTTCTGGACTTTCCCTAACCTGCTTTCCTTTGTGACTTTAGGCCTCGTcctcgccctcctcctcctcgaACTCCCCCTGTTCATCGGCCGTGGCGTCCTGGTACTGCTGGTACTCGGACACCAGGTCGTTCATGTTGCTCTCGGCCTCGGTGAACTCCATCTCATCCATGCCCTCGCCCGTGTACCAGTGCAGGAAGGCCTTGCGCCGGAACATGGCCGTGAACTGCTCCGAGATGCGCTTGAACAGCTCCTGGATGGCCGTGCTGTTGCCGATGAAGGTGGCCGACATCTTGAGGCCGCGCGGCGGGATGTCGCACACGGCCGTCTTCACGTTGTTGGGGATCCACTCGACGAAGTAGCTGCTGTTCTTGTTCTGCACGTTGAGCATCTGCTCGTCCACCTCCTTCATGGACATGCGGCCGCGGAAGATGGCGGCCACGGTCAGGTAGCGGCCGTGGCGCGGGTCGCAGGCGGCCATCATGTTCTTGGAGTCGAACATCTGCTGCGTGAGCTCGGGCACCGTGAGCGCGCGGTACTGCTGGCTGCCCCTGCTGGTCAGGGGGGCGAAGCCGGGCATGAAGAAGTGCAGGCGCGGGAAGGGCACCATGTTCACGGCCAGCTTGCGCAGGTCGGCGTTCAGCTGGCCCGGGAAGCGCAGGCAGGTGGTGACGCCGCTCATGGTGGCCGACACCAGGTGGTTGAGGTCTCCGTACGTGGGGGTGGTCAGTTTCAGGGTGCGGAAGCAGATGTCGTACAGGGCCTCGTTGTCAATGCAGTAGGTCTCATCCGTGTTCTCCACCAGCTGGTGCACGGACAGGGTGGCGTTGTAGGGCTCGACCACCGTGTCGGACACCTTGGGCGAGGGCATGACGCTGAAGGTGTTCATGATGCGGTCGGGGTACTCCTCCCGGATCTTGCTGATGAGCAGCGTGCCCATCCCGGACCCCGTGCCGCCCCCCAGCGAGTGGGTCAGCTGGAAGCCCTGCAGACAGTCACAGCTCTCTGACTCCTTCCTCACCACGTCCAGGACCGAGTCCACCAGTTCGGCTCCCTCTGTGTAGTGACCCTTTGCCCAGTTGTTTCCTGCACCACTCTGGCCTGCCAGAGGGAGAGACTTCGTAAGTCACTGATGACtggattaaattcttttttaccTTAAACCCCTTAATATAGATCAATGACTCAGTGTTCAGATAAGATTATCTCACATTACCACCAAAATGGCCAGACATTAAAATATTTGGTTAGAGATGTAATTATAAACAAGGGAGGCCAGAAATACCTGGCAATTAAAGGTTGAAAGGTAAATTTGTTTTAGATTATATTAAGACTGAATGGGCCCATGAGGGGATGTTCTTCATACAGTACTCTCCCTCAGGCGGCCATACACCTCCACCCTGAGCTGTACTGTGTCAGATGAGCCTCCCATGCCATCAGCCATGTCAGTCACTCACCAAACACGAAGTTGTCTGGCCTGAAGATCTGGCCGAATGGCCCAGATCTGACGGAGTCCATGGTGCCCGGCTCCAGGTCCACCAGGATGGCCCGGGGAACGTACTTGTTACCTGGAGGGAACACAGCTAGACTTAAATGTGCAAGCAGAGAGTTCTAAAGAGaaagccttttttccccttttgcagGCACTACTATTGTCCCCAAACAAAGAAGGATACAGAACCCATCACATTCTCAAAGGCCTTGGTTGTGAATGCCTCCCTGAAATGCTCCAGTGAAACAGTGGGAATCCTAAATCCGCTGGTCCACCCTCCCCTGGGGCCACACTCCTGGAGTAAatcctggggaaaggagagtaaaaaaattgaaatgggggggggggcgtgccgGAAAGGCAATTACCAGTGGCTTCATTGTAGTACACATTGATTCTCTCCAGCTGCAAATCACTGTCTCCATGGTAACTGCCAGTGGGGTCGATTCCATGCTCATCACTGATGACCTCCCAAAActaagacacagaaaaagtttCCATTTAGCCATGCCCAGCCCTCAAAGGCAGAATGAGTCTCACAATAAAAAGCCCCCGACTCAGTTCCAAAAACCCCAGCTTTCGGGCAGCGTGACCGGGCTCAGCCCTAAGGCTTGTATCATGCAGGGTCAGAAAGTTGAAATTGGGCGTTTCCCTGGCGAACAGCTGCCGGCGGGAGGAGGCGGGGGTCCCTTCGGGTGGCGGTGGGCGGGGAAGGATAGAGCCGCAAGCCGAGGGCTCGAGCTGCCGCGGAGTTTCGCGCTGAGTCGCAGCtgcggggggcggcggcgggaggCGGGCGCGCAGGGACTCCAGGCGGCGCagagggggtgggctggggagcagggaaaggagggaaCGGAAGGAGGGTGGTTTGAGATTCAAAGCACGTCCAGAGATCTCAAGACAATcgctcttctcccctcccccacagctcgACTGCGGGTCTAGCGGATAAAATCATTTCTACCCGCGCGCACAACCTCGCGGACACACCCGCGCCTTCTCCTGCAAGCTTGCCTGGCCAAGGGAGGAGTAGGGGATAAGCGGGGGCTGAGGAGTGGCCGGGATTCCAAATGAGTTACAGCAAAAATGAAAGCGAGgttcctccccccaacccccaccaagtCGCCTCCGAGCCCACGCCCCACACGGCCGCACAAAGCTGCCGGGAAGGTTTGTGCCTGGGGAGCCCCGGGCCTGCTCAGGTCTAGGCTCTCGCGGAGGAACTCCGAGGGCCTTCAGGCCGGCGCACCCCACCCCTCTGGACCCCTCCCCTCCCGGCGCGCCCACCTTGGCGCCGATCTGGTTGCCGCACTGGCCCGCCTGGATGTGCACGATCTCACGCATGGTGCTTGCTAGCTTCTTCGGGCTCTTGTCGGCGTCTGGTCAGTCTGTTCCGTCCTCTCTTAAACACCCACTGTGGGGTCACCGGCAACGCGCTCGGGAACCTACTGGCTGAGAGCGGTGGCCCAGAGGATTCAGCCTTTTATGCAAGGAGGGTGGGGCGGCCCGCGTAGGCCGCGCCCCCAGCCCGAGCCCCCAGTCCCCTTCGCGCTAGAGCTCTTCAGGCCCCGCTGACGTAATGCTCCGAGTCCCAAGGACCATCCTGGGGGCTGGACATTGGGCCCGCAGCCAATCAGCACAGACTTGCGGACCGGGCGAGGAGTGGGGGTTTGGGGTAGTAGGGTGGAGGCGTGGGCATTGTCTAGGacttggggcagggggaggtgaaAGAGCTGGGAACTGAGAATTGGGGGTAGGTGAAGGAACTGAGGGTGGGAGGGTGGCGAAGCGA
This genomic interval from Neovison vison isolate M4711 chromosome 1, ASM_NN_V1, whole genome shotgun sequence contains the following:
- the TUBB2A gene encoding tubulin beta-2A chain isoform X2; this encodes MREIVHIQAGQCGNQIGAKFWEVISDEHGIDPTGSYHGDSDLQLERINVYYNEATGNKYVPRAILVDLEPGTMDSVRSGPFGQIFRPDNFVFGQSGAGNNWAKGHYTEGAELVDSVLDVVRKESESCDCLQGFQLTHSLGGGTGSGMGTLLISKIREEYPDRIMNTFSVMPSPKVSDTVVEPYNATLSVHQLVENTDETYCIDNEALYDICFRTLKLTTPTYGDLNHLVSATMSGVTTCLRFPGQLNADLRKLAVNMVPFPRLHFFMPGFAPLTSRGSQQYRALTVPELTQQMFDSKNMMAACDPRHGRYLTVAAIFRGRMSMKEVDEQMLNVQNKNSSYFVEWIPNNVKTAVCDIPPRGLKMSATFIGNSTAIQELFKRISEQFTAMFRRKAFLHWYTGEGMDEMEFTEAESNMNDLVSEYQQYQDATADEQGEFEEEEGEDEA